In Methylacidiphilum infernorum V4, a single window of DNA contains:
- a CDS encoding succinate dehydrogenase/fumarate reductase iron-sulfur subunit: MKVRLKIWRQPLGNNLQGAFAHYSLEAVNPDMSFLEMLDLLNDQLVLKGEEPVAFDSDCREGICGSCSLMINGKPHGPGYGITTCQLYMRRFKDNEEIIVEPFRSRAFPVIKDLVVDRSAFDRIMQAGGYISVSAGQAPEANSIPIPHPIAEKAFDAAHCIGCGACVAACKNGSASLFVGAKITHLSLLPQGQPERRRRVLQMVEQADKEGFGACSFTKACEAVCPKAISVEVISRMHREYLISVLQRKLGWID, from the coding sequence ATGAAAGTACGACTCAAGATATGGCGTCAACCCCTTGGAAATAACCTTCAAGGGGCCTTTGCTCATTATTCCCTTGAAGCGGTTAATCCCGACATGTCTTTTCTGGAAATGCTCGATCTATTGAACGATCAACTGGTCCTTAAGGGAGAAGAACCGGTAGCGTTTGATTCGGATTGTAGAGAGGGCATTTGCGGAAGTTGCTCGCTGATGATCAACGGCAAACCTCATGGACCGGGTTATGGAATTACGACCTGTCAACTTTACATGAGGCGCTTTAAAGATAATGAGGAAATTATTGTTGAACCTTTCAGAAGCCGGGCTTTCCCGGTCATCAAGGATCTTGTTGTGGATCGTTCCGCCTTTGACAGGATCATGCAGGCAGGGGGATATATTTCTGTTTCCGCCGGACAGGCTCCTGAAGCCAATTCGATCCCTATTCCTCATCCTATTGCAGAAAAGGCTTTTGATGCGGCTCATTGCATAGGATGTGGAGCCTGTGTTGCCGCATGTAAAAATGGCTCGGCTTCTCTATTCGTTGGGGCCAAAATAACCCATCTTTCCTTGTTGCCGCAAGGACAACCTGAAAGAAGGAGAAGGGTGCTTCAAATGGTGGAGCAGGCAGACAAGGAAGGATTTGGAGCTTGTAGTTTTACAAAAGCCTGCGAAGCGGTCTGCCCTAAAGCTATATCAGTAGAAGTCATCTCAAGAATGCACCGAGAATACTTGATCAGCGTCTTGCAAAGGAAACTCGGCTGGATTGATTAG
- a CDS encoding bile acid:sodium symporter family protein, which translates to MSIGGFFDWIHKRFFFCLILSYLSAALFPQIGLFLRSISFFQLDFLGIKEHVSFPLLQLFILLFNGGFGVKFIELKEQLSKPFPLILGIALNLVLPLSLITLYWWLSSPWHNPLERSNLYAGIVLIIAMPIAGSTVAWVQNSNANLSLCLGMVILSTLFSPVLTPVIFHMSRYISGESLDSMLGSLGSQIDSRSLLLDIVIPSSLGMLARLLVGDSLYKKSLPLIKPLNEINLLILIYSNATTSLPNAIRRPDADFFLLIVFVTFLICLLRFVSGLWIGKLFGFEEPIQRTLTYSLGMNNNGMGLVLANMAYGNQPAVILPVILYNLFQQILAAFFYSLWTKKERLRD; encoded by the coding sequence ATGAGTATAGGCGGTTTCTTCGACTGGATACATAAAAGGTTCTTTTTCTGTCTTATTCTTTCCTACTTGTCAGCCGCTTTATTCCCTCAAATAGGGCTTTTTTTGAGAAGCATTTCTTTTTTCCAACTCGATTTTTTAGGCATTAAAGAACATGTCAGTTTCCCGTTATTGCAGCTTTTTATTCTCCTCTTCAACGGAGGATTCGGAGTAAAATTTATCGAATTAAAAGAGCAGCTCTCAAAGCCTTTTCCCCTCATTTTAGGGATCGCCCTTAATCTTGTTCTTCCTTTAAGTTTGATCACTCTTTATTGGTGGTTATCTTCCCCGTGGCACAATCCCCTGGAAAGATCCAACTTGTACGCCGGAATTGTGCTTATTATAGCCATGCCCATCGCCGGCTCCACGGTAGCCTGGGTGCAAAACTCCAATGCCAATCTCTCCCTATGCCTGGGGATGGTTATTCTATCAACCCTCTTCAGTCCGGTTCTTACCCCGGTGATTTTTCACATGAGCAGGTATATCTCCGGAGAATCCCTGGATTCGATGCTGGGCAGCCTTGGCTCGCAAATCGACAGCCGCTCTCTCCTCCTGGACATCGTTATTCCCTCCAGCCTAGGCATGTTGGCAAGGCTCCTTGTTGGCGACTCCCTTTACAAGAAATCCCTTCCCCTGATCAAGCCCTTAAATGAAATCAACTTGCTCATTTTAATTTATTCTAATGCCACAACATCTCTTCCTAACGCTATCCGCAGGCCCGATGCCGATTTTTTTCTCCTTATCGTTTTTGTTACTTTCCTTATATGCCTTTTGAGATTTGTCTCGGGCTTGTGGATAGGCAAACTCTTCGGTTTTGAAGAACCTATACAACGCACCTTGACCTACAGCCTGGGAATGAACAACAACGGCATGGGGTTGGTCCTGGCAAACATGGCTTACGGTAATCAACCTGCCGTAATTTTACCCGTTATTCTTTATAACCTTTTTCAACAAATCCTTGCCGCTTTTTTCTATTCTTTGTGGACAAAAAAAGAGAGATTGAGGGACTAA
- the pstB gene encoding phosphate ABC transporter ATP-binding protein PstB, protein MTVKGSYSYPFSFSNPDPNPGGPFAFEIRDLNVWFGKKQSLFHVSMKIALHQVLAIIGPSGCGKSTFLRCLNRMHELNPGVKVEGSVKLMGKEIYAPDVDPTLIRRRVGMVFQKSTPFPTMSIEENVLIGLKLAGIRNRSFLEERLEQSLRMAALWDEVKDRLQAPGTSLSGGQQQRLCIARAIAVQPEVLLMDEPCSALDPIATGQIEELIISLKKNYTIVLVTHNLQEAGRTSDYTAFFLEGKLIEMDSTKKLFTNPRHKSTEDYITGRFN, encoded by the coding sequence ATGACAGTCAAGGGCAGCTATTCTTATCCTTTTTCTTTTTCAAACCCCGATCCTAATCCCGGCGGCCCGTTCGCCTTTGAAATTCGCGACTTGAACGTTTGGTTTGGGAAAAAACAATCCCTCTTTCATGTCTCTATGAAGATTGCCCTGCACCAGGTCCTTGCCATCATTGGACCCAGCGGTTGTGGTAAATCCACTTTTTTGCGTTGTTTAAACCGCATGCATGAATTGAACCCGGGGGTAAAAGTCGAGGGCTCGGTTAAACTCATGGGGAAAGAAATCTACGCACCCGACGTTGATCCCACGTTGATTAGAAGAAGAGTAGGCATGGTCTTTCAAAAATCAACCCCCTTTCCCACCATGTCCATCGAGGAAAATGTCTTGATCGGATTGAAACTAGCTGGAATACGCAACAGGTCCTTTTTAGAGGAAAGACTTGAACAATCACTGAGAATGGCCGCGTTATGGGATGAAGTTAAAGATAGACTCCAGGCTCCGGGTACAAGCTTGTCAGGAGGACAGCAACAACGCTTGTGCATAGCACGGGCTATTGCCGTTCAACCCGAAGTATTGCTCATGGATGAACCCTGCTCTGCCCTTGATCCCATAGCTACAGGACAGATCGAAGAGTTAATCATTAGCTTGAAAAAAAATTATACCATTGTCCTGGTCACCCACAATCTCCAAGAAGCGGGGAGAACTTCCGATTATACGGCCTTTTTTTTGGAGGGGAAATTGATCGAGATGGATTCTACAAAAAAACTGTTTACCAATCCCCGTCACAAGTCTACCGAAGATTATATCACAGGAAGGTTCAACTAA
- the pstA gene encoding phosphate ABC transporter permease PstA encodes MAYSYILRKLADKLVKLLCLGAALSVILPFLIILLFLFQSGASSLDLHFFTQLPKPIGEKEGGVANAIVGTLILMGLTFLIGTPIGVLGGVFLSEYGNNNLKKIVRFSADILNSTPSIVIGILVYSWIVIPMHGFSAIAAAVALSLIFVPVVCRTTEESLLLVPKELRDAALALGIRKWKVICYVMIETAKQGILSGVLVALARIAGETAPLLFTAFGNQYWTYRLNEPVSALPLLIFEYAISPYEQWHKAAWASALILLLLIFVLHFTVRMLLRKTVQQ; translated from the coding sequence ATGGCCTATTCTTATATATTGAGAAAACTTGCGGATAAACTCGTCAAGTTGCTCTGCCTGGGTGCAGCATTAAGCGTTATCCTGCCTTTTCTCATTATCCTTCTTTTTCTTTTCCAGTCAGGAGCCTCATCCCTCGATCTTCATTTTTTCACTCAACTGCCCAAGCCCATAGGAGAAAAAGAGGGAGGAGTAGCCAATGCCATCGTCGGCACGCTGATCCTTATGGGACTTACTTTTCTTATTGGCACTCCAATTGGAGTCCTTGGAGGTGTATTCCTCTCCGAATACGGCAACAATAATCTGAAAAAAATTGTCCGATTTTCCGCAGATATTTTAAACAGTACCCCCTCGATCGTTATTGGTATTTTGGTATATAGCTGGATAGTTATTCCCATGCATGGATTTTCAGCGATAGCAGCGGCGGTGGCCTTAAGTCTCATATTTGTTCCCGTGGTCTGCAGGACGACGGAAGAATCACTCCTCCTCGTTCCTAAGGAACTTCGCGATGCCGCCCTAGCCTTGGGGATAAGAAAATGGAAAGTTATCTGCTACGTCATGATCGAAACGGCAAAACAGGGCATTTTATCGGGTGTACTCGTAGCTCTTGCGCGAATCGCAGGAGAAACAGCCCCCTTGCTTTTCACGGCTTTCGGGAACCAATATTGGACTTATAGGTTGAACGAGCCGGTATCGGCACTTCCCCTACTCATTTTTGAATATGCCATCTCGCCCTATGAACAATGGCATAAGGCAGCTTGGGCCAGTGCATTGATACTCCTTTTATTAATCTTTGTCCTTCATTTCACCGTCCGCATGCTCTTAAGGAAAACAGTTCAACAATGA
- the pstC gene encoding phosphate ABC transporter permease subunit PstC: MGKLSQKFNDHLFTLLAYLCALSLPFLLVFAALELLKNCLPSAAQFGIYFIFNRDWNPVAGRFGALPFLYGTAMSSGISLVLASFLGLGTALFLTEFSPQWIQKPLIMLLQIMSAVPSVVWGLWAMFELIPWLQKYVVPFLKQNLGFLPFFQGDFYGVSMFSGCLIITIMILPIMISIAIEMIRSVPSLYKEAVFALGSTPWESVKIGILPFIKKGLFGAAILGLGRAIGEAMAVTMVIGNKPEISLSLFSPAYTLSSVLANEFAESTSKLHVSALYEIALLLGGITIVVNILAQILIHGLEPLDFTKLFGKERTKENST, encoded by the coding sequence ATGGGAAAATTAAGCCAAAAATTCAATGACCATCTCTTCACCCTACTGGCATACCTCTGTGCCCTTTCTCTTCCCTTCCTCCTTGTCTTTGCAGCTTTAGAATTATTGAAGAATTGCTTGCCCTCGGCCGCTCAATTTGGTATTTATTTCATATTCAATCGTGATTGGAATCCCGTTGCCGGTCGTTTCGGGGCTTTACCCTTCTTGTATGGCACAGCCATGTCATCGGGCATTTCGCTGGTCCTTGCTTCTTTCTTGGGGCTTGGCACAGCTCTTTTCCTCACCGAATTTTCCCCTCAATGGATTCAAAAGCCGCTCATCATGCTGCTGCAGATCATGTCCGCGGTCCCGAGCGTGGTGTGGGGGCTATGGGCGATGTTCGAACTTATTCCCTGGTTGCAAAAATATGTAGTACCCTTTCTTAAGCAAAATTTGGGGTTTTTGCCTTTTTTCCAGGGAGATTTTTATGGAGTGAGCATGTTTTCTGGTTGCCTCATTATCACTATCATGATTCTGCCCATCATGATATCTATTGCAATCGAAATGATCAGGTCGGTTCCCTCGTTATACAAGGAAGCGGTATTTGCCCTGGGATCAACCCCATGGGAATCAGTCAAGATCGGTATTCTGCCCTTCATCAAAAAGGGTCTTTTTGGAGCCGCCATACTAGGCCTTGGCAGGGCGATCGGTGAAGCCATGGCGGTAACCATGGTTATAGGGAACAAGCCGGAGATTTCCCTTTCCTTGTTCTCTCCTGCTTATACTTTATCCAGCGTTCTTGCAAACGAGTTTGCCGAATCAACATCCAAGCTTCATGTGAGTGCACTCTACGAAATTGCCCTCCTGCTCGGAGGAATAACGATCGTCGTCAATATCTTGGCCCAAATTCTCATTCATGGATTAGAACCGTTGGATTTCACTAAACTCTTTGGTAAAGAAAGGACAAAAGAAAATTCAACTTAG
- the pstS gene encoding phosphate ABC transporter substrate-binding protein PstS produces the protein MLPYMLLMTGLLSFRNNIVLNGAGGSFPYPLYSKWFFEYTKIDPSVHFNYQPIGSGGGIQQLISQTIDFAGSDSPLPDTLISGKEKKIIHIPTVAGAVVIAFNLPRIPTLCLDKDILGAIFLGEISRWNDPRIAALNPNIALPNLPIVVIHRSDGSGTTYIFTEYLSKISPSWARTSGKGTSVYWQRGIGAKGNAGVAATLKTIPGSIGYLELAYALQNKFPMAAVKNQAGEYVLPSLQSVAQSFPTDLNRDDFRISLTDSPRAGAYPIAGLTWILLNTQTTNRTTMEYLSQFLSWALTEGQSFALPLDYAPLPFALRQKVLTVLETLKRKNPLSMYSWEWRLFSLLSGNEKNLQYADYFKNR, from the coding sequence ATGCTTCCCTATATGCTGTTGATGACCGGACTATTAAGCTTTCGAAACAATATCGTCCTGAACGGTGCCGGAGGCAGCTTCCCCTATCCCCTCTATTCAAAATGGTTCTTTGAATATACAAAAATTGATCCCTCCGTCCATTTTAATTACCAACCCATTGGTTCGGGGGGAGGGATACAACAACTTATTAGCCAAACGATCGATTTTGCCGGATCGGATAGTCCCCTGCCCGATACCTTGATTTCAGGAAAAGAAAAGAAAATCATTCATATTCCCACCGTGGCCGGTGCCGTGGTTATCGCCTTTAATTTACCTCGCATCCCTACTCTCTGTTTAGACAAGGATATCCTAGGGGCTATTTTTCTTGGAGAAATTTCCCGGTGGAATGATCCCCGCATAGCCGCCTTAAATCCCAATATAGCCCTGCCCAATCTCCCTATCGTTGTTATCCATCGGTCAGACGGCAGCGGTACAACGTACATTTTTACCGAGTATCTATCCAAAATAAGCCCGAGTTGGGCAAGGACTTCCGGGAAAGGAACATCCGTCTACTGGCAGAGGGGTATTGGAGCAAAAGGGAATGCGGGAGTTGCCGCAACCCTTAAAACGATACCGGGATCCATTGGATATCTTGAACTGGCTTATGCCCTGCAAAACAAATTCCCAATGGCCGCCGTAAAGAACCAAGCCGGAGAATACGTGTTGCCTTCTCTCCAAAGCGTTGCACAATCATTCCCAACGGATTTAAACAGGGATGATTTTCGGATTTCCCTGACCGACTCTCCACGAGCAGGAGCTTATCCCATCGCGGGATTAACATGGATCCTCTTAAATACTCAAACGACCAACAGGACGACCATGGAATATCTTAGCCAATTCCTCTCTTGGGCACTGACAGAAGGCCAATCCTTTGCCCTCCCTTTGGATTATGCTCCTCTTCCCTTTGCTCTGAGGCAAAAAGTCTTAACCGTTCTTGAGACATTAAAAAGAAAAAATCCCCTTTCGATGTATTCCTGGGAATGGAGACTTTTTAGTCTTCTAAGCGGGAATGAAAAGAATTTACAATATGCCGACTATTTTAAAAATAGATAA
- a CDS encoding polyprenyl synthetase family protein, which produces MEIENYIFEQQQVVESALRKFVTGKAKKPRILHEAIDYCLFSGGKRLRPILCLAGAHAVCRNSDCALPMACAVECIHTYSLVHDDLPSMDNDDFRRGKPSLHKIYGEALAILTGDALLALAFEVASLCSPLGRTYPVSQMIWELARTAGSRALVAGQVADLEAEGKEIGLTQLRYIHCRKTAALITTSLRLGAMAADADKKTLDLITRYGRALGLAFQIIDDILDVTQTTEILGKSAGKDQKAKKATYPRIMGLEYSKEAAAYYTQKALRYASKLGEKGRLLSDLANFLLTREK; this is translated from the coding sequence ATGGAAATCGAAAATTACATCTTTGAACAACAGCAGGTTGTAGAATCAGCTCTTAGAAAGTTCGTCACGGGAAAGGCAAAAAAACCTCGGATTCTTCACGAAGCAATCGACTATTGCCTATTTTCGGGGGGAAAGAGATTAAGACCGATTCTTTGCCTGGCCGGAGCCCATGCGGTCTGTCGGAACAGCGATTGCGCTCTTCCTATGGCCTGTGCTGTGGAGTGTATCCATACTTATTCGTTGGTTCATGATGATCTTCCAAGCATGGATAACGATGACTTCAGAAGAGGGAAACCATCCCTGCATAAAATATATGGAGAGGCGCTGGCCATACTCACCGGCGATGCTTTGCTTGCCCTGGCCTTTGAAGTTGCCAGCTTGTGTTCACCATTAGGTAGAACTTACCCGGTGTCTCAAATGATTTGGGAGTTGGCAAGGACGGCGGGAAGCCGGGCCTTGGTTGCCGGACAAGTCGCTGACTTGGAAGCCGAAGGTAAAGAAATTGGATTAACCCAGCTTCGTTATATTCATTGTCGAAAGACGGCGGCCTTGATCACGACCTCTTTGCGCTTGGGAGCGATGGCTGCAGATGCTGACAAGAAAACTTTAGATCTCATTACTCGATATGGAAGAGCGCTGGGCCTGGCTTTCCAGATTATAGACGATATTCTTGATGTAACGCAAACGACCGAGATCTTGGGGAAAAGTGCGGGAAAGGATCAGAAGGCTAAGAAAGCGACCTATCCAAGAATCATGGGGCTGGAATATTCTAAAGAAGCTGCAGCATACTATACTCAAAAAGCTCTTCGTTATGCTTCTAAGCTTGGAGAAAAAGGAAGACTGCTCTCCGATCTGGCCAATTTTTTGCTGACAAGGGAAAAATAG
- a CDS encoding FKBP-type peptidyl-prolyl cis-trans isomerase: MNSTHLIFFRKRFCPVWLLLAFFSLLVAGIQAQDDFFSAQPFKETDSEKIVTTPSGLKYIDYVVGSGSAVSPGKRITLNYVGKLEDGKIFDSSLARGKPFSFVLGVSRMIKGWEEGVSSMKEGGKRRLIIPPSLGYGTEGVEDVIPPNATLIFDIEVLKVE; the protein is encoded by the coding sequence ATGAATTCTACACATCTCATCTTCTTTCGAAAAAGGTTTTGTCCGGTGTGGCTTCTGTTGGCCTTTTTTTCCCTTTTAGTTGCAGGGATTCAAGCCCAGGATGATTTTTTTTCCGCACAACCCTTTAAGGAGACGGATAGCGAAAAAATAGTGACCACGCCTTCAGGACTGAAATATATCGATTATGTGGTGGGATCAGGAAGCGCGGTTTCTCCAGGCAAAAGAATTACCCTCAATTACGTGGGCAAATTGGAAGATGGGAAGATTTTTGATAGTTCTCTTGCCCGAGGGAAACCCTTTAGTTTTGTCCTGGGTGTAAGCCGAATGATTAAAGGATGGGAAGAAGGGGTTTCTTCAATGAAAGAGGGAGGGAAAAGAAGACTGATTATTCCACCCAGTTTAGGATATGGCACTGAAGGAGTGGAAGATGTGATCCCTCCGAATGCTACTTTAATCTTTGATATAGAAGTACTGAAAGTAGAATAA
- the shc gene encoding squalene--hopene cyclase yields MHSGRVFLEKENREENRATFHSSPLILVEESLNLPKKVEETIKKAQRYLLSIQKEDGHWVGELFVDVTLACDCIHLMHWRGKIDYKKQLRLVKHIVDRQLPDGGWNIYPGGPSEVNATVKAYFALKLAGFSPDDPLMAKARSTILRLGGIPKCMTYTKLGLALLGVYPWDRLPVIPPEIILFPNWFPFNIYEISAWSRAMLVPLSVIHHFKPTRNLPEKYQLHELFPYGTEHGKFSWLKKGARYLSKQGLFLACDKFLQYWDKTSLKPFRKMALKKAEKWLLERISAGSDGLGAIFPAMHYAIMALIAMGYTEDNPILKKAIADFEGLEVDDKKNDDLRIQPCLSPVWDTAVGLVALAESGVARNAKELKRAAYWLLDREIKIKGDWHVRNPHPEPSGWAFEYNNVYYPDVDDTLMVLLALRLIDIEDKIRKEEVMQRALRWVISFQCKNGGWAAFDKDVYKKWLEDIPFADHNAILDPPCSDITARALELFGKMGIKKTERFVQKAIAYLKETQENDGSWMGRWGVNYIYGTWQALRGLQAIGENMNQEWILRARDWLESCQNEDGGWGETPASYDNPQLKGKGPSTASQTAWAVSGIMACGDIFRPSVSRGIKYLCDRQLSDGSWAEEFLTGTGFPGVFYLKYDMYRNAWPLLVIGEYHRQYLKAKEQVSYWVDGTIGRKVKKERLPEI; encoded by the coding sequence ATGCATTCAGGAAGGGTTTTTTTGGAAAAGGAAAATCGAGAAGAAAATAGAGCTACTTTTCATTCTTCGCCTCTGATTTTGGTTGAAGAGAGTTTAAATCTTCCCAAAAAAGTTGAAGAGACGATAAAAAAAGCCCAAAGGTATCTCCTTTCAATACAAAAAGAAGACGGTCATTGGGTTGGGGAATTGTTTGTCGATGTTACCCTGGCTTGCGATTGTATTCACCTCATGCATTGGAGGGGGAAGATAGATTATAAAAAACAGCTTAGGTTGGTCAAGCACATAGTGGATAGACAACTCCCAGATGGGGGATGGAATATTTATCCTGGTGGTCCCAGCGAAGTCAACGCGACGGTTAAAGCTTATTTTGCTCTGAAATTGGCTGGTTTTTCCCCCGATGATCCCTTGATGGCCAAGGCCCGGTCGACCATTCTCAGACTAGGAGGAATTCCCAAATGCATGACCTATACAAAGCTGGGGTTAGCCCTTCTAGGAGTTTATCCTTGGGATCGTTTACCTGTGATCCCCCCCGAGATCATTCTCTTTCCGAATTGGTTCCCTTTCAATATCTATGAAATTTCGGCATGGAGCCGAGCAATGCTTGTGCCTCTTTCGGTTATCCATCACTTTAAACCGACAAGGAATCTCCCCGAAAAATACCAGCTTCACGAGCTCTTTCCCTATGGCACCGAACATGGAAAATTTTCCTGGTTGAAAAAGGGAGCAAGGTATTTATCTAAGCAAGGGCTTTTCCTGGCTTGCGACAAGTTTTTGCAATATTGGGATAAAACCTCTCTGAAACCATTTAGAAAAATGGCGTTAAAGAAAGCCGAAAAATGGCTTTTAGAAAGAATATCTGCAGGCTCAGATGGGCTTGGAGCCATATTTCCTGCAATGCATTATGCGATCATGGCCTTGATCGCCATGGGATATACCGAGGACAATCCCATTCTCAAAAAAGCGATTGCTGATTTTGAAGGCTTGGAAGTCGACGACAAAAAGAATGACGATTTGAGAATACAACCCTGTTTATCCCCTGTATGGGATACCGCAGTGGGTCTTGTCGCACTGGCGGAATCCGGGGTGGCGAGAAATGCAAAGGAATTAAAAAGAGCTGCCTACTGGCTTTTGGATCGAGAAATAAAAATCAAAGGAGATTGGCATGTAAGAAATCCCCATCCTGAACCGAGTGGATGGGCGTTTGAATACAATAATGTTTATTATCCGGACGTGGATGACACCCTCATGGTCCTCTTGGCTCTTCGATTGATCGATATTGAAGATAAAATAAGGAAGGAAGAAGTTATGCAGAGGGCATTAAGATGGGTTATTAGTTTTCAGTGTAAAAACGGGGGATGGGCGGCTTTTGACAAAGATGTCTATAAAAAATGGCTCGAAGATATTCCCTTTGCCGACCATAACGCTATTCTTGATCCTCCATGCTCAGATATTACGGCTAGAGCCCTCGAACTCTTTGGAAAGATGGGAATCAAAAAAACAGAGAGGTTTGTCCAAAAGGCTATCGCTTATCTCAAAGAAACCCAGGAAAATGACGGATCATGGATGGGCAGATGGGGAGTGAATTATATCTATGGGACATGGCAAGCATTGCGGGGGTTGCAGGCTATTGGAGAAAACATGAACCAGGAATGGATCCTGAGAGCGAGGGACTGGCTTGAATCTTGCCAGAATGAAGATGGAGGGTGGGGGGAAACTCCTGCTTCATACGACAACCCCCAACTTAAAGGCAAAGGACCGAGTACTGCTTCTCAAACGGCATGGGCTGTAAGCGGTATCATGGCCTGTGGAGATATATTCCGTCCCAGCGTTAGCCGAGGAATCAAGTACTTGTGTGATAGGCAGCTTTCCGATGGGTCCTGGGCTGAGGAATTTTTGACAGGCACAGGATTCCCGGGCGTATTTTACTTAAAATACGATATGTATAGAAATGCTTGGCCGCTTTTGGTGATCGGCGAGTACCATAGACAATACTTGAAAGCAAAGGAACAGGTATCCTACTGGGTTGACGGGACCATTGGGCGTAAGGTAAAGAAGGAAAGGCTCCCTGAGATATGA
- a CDS encoding phosphorylase family protein, translating into MIALGFAIEHEGKELLGRVLREKKEIEGQCCYLGQYARKEICAAVLGMGKTRSARSAEILVRNFSPSLFILAGYSGALIPGIRKGEVCGVENFLSEQLRPILIGQGLPLYKTVCSDVIVADPENRTKLAHVSSAQIVDMETEAVYNTVKAHQIPFCSIRVISDEFGEKLPVGAMLSSWDSERGKSRPFALLRYLLVHPEEAVPFFRFVQALPQVRRRLTKTILMLIYDLEI; encoded by the coding sequence ATGATAGCTCTTGGATTTGCTATCGAACACGAAGGCAAAGAGCTATTAGGTCGTGTTCTTAGGGAGAAAAAAGAGATTGAAGGACAATGTTGTTATCTGGGGCAATACGCTCGCAAAGAGATTTGTGCCGCCGTACTGGGGATGGGGAAAACAAGGTCTGCAAGGAGCGCAGAAATCCTGGTTAGAAATTTTTCACCTTCCCTTTTTATTCTTGCAGGTTATTCCGGTGCCTTAATTCCGGGAATTCGCAAGGGAGAAGTCTGCGGAGTAGAAAATTTTCTTTCAGAACAGTTGCGTCCCATTCTTATTGGGCAAGGCTTGCCTCTTTACAAAACGGTCTGTTCCGATGTCATCGTTGCCGATCCGGAAAATAGAACGAAATTAGCTCACGTTAGTTCTGCTCAAATTGTGGACATGGAAACCGAGGCCGTTTACAATACAGTCAAAGCCCATCAAATCCCCTTTTGCTCTATTCGCGTTATTAGTGATGAATTCGGAGAGAAGCTGCCTGTGGGGGCAATGCTTTCTTCATGGGATTCCGAAAGAGGGAAATCAAGGCCTTTTGCCCTTCTCCGCTACCTTCTTGTCCATCCGGAGGAAGCCGTCCCCTTTTTTCGTTTTGTTCAAGCATTGCCCCAAGTACGGAGAAGGTTGACCAAGACCATTCTTATGCTTATTTATGACTTAGAGATTTAA
- a CDS encoding HesB/IscA family protein encodes MSDRKDANLHVQLSPQAIVKVRQLTCSRPGHVLRLSVSRGGCAGYEYQLEITLPKKEDILIQVEDVRIAVDPASSPLLSGTTLDYKDSLTQGGFRVINPQAKSTCGCGSSFQP; translated from the coding sequence ATGAGCGATAGAAAAGATGCCAATTTGCATGTCCAACTCAGTCCCCAGGCCATTGTAAAGGTTAGGCAGTTAACCTGTTCTCGTCCTGGTCATGTTTTGAGGCTATCGGTTAGTCGAGGAGGATGTGCCGGTTATGAATACCAGTTGGAAATCACCTTGCCTAAAAAAGAAGATATCCTGATCCAAGTTGAAGATGTGAGGATTGCTGTTGATCCGGCCAGCTCTCCCCTTTTATCGGGAACGACTCTCGATTACAAGGATAGTTTAACACAAGGAGGTTTTAGAGTCATAAATCCTCAAGCTAAATCGACGTGCGGCTGTGGCTCTTCATTCCAGCCGTGA